One genomic window of Spartobacteria bacterium includes the following:
- a CDS encoding sulfurtransferase TusA family protein, whose translation MSTSRINLCDEICPFVVVDIVRESLKMPAGSTRTFIVDDPLAIKSVPEELEEHGGFSVTVEKHEDGWMITVVRAE comes from the coding sequence ATGAGTACGTCTAGAATAAATCTTTGCGATGAGATTTGCCCTTTTGTGGTGGTCGATATTGTCCGGGAATCATTAAAAATGCCAGCTGGTTCGACACGCACGTTTATTGTTGACGATCCCCTGGCGATCAAATCTGTTCCTGAAGAGCTGGAGGAGCATGGTGGTTTTTCTGTTACTGTGGAAAAACATGAAGATGGCTGGATGATCACCGTTGTCCGCGCTGAATAA